The following are encoded in a window of Bos indicus isolate NIAB-ARS_2022 breed Sahiwal x Tharparkar chromosome 7, NIAB-ARS_B.indTharparkar_mat_pri_1.0, whole genome shotgun sequence genomic DNA:
- the SHD gene encoding SH2 domain-containing adapter protein D: MAKWLRDYLSFGGRRPPPQPPTPDYTESDILRAYREQKDLDFEDPYEDADSRLEPDSSGGPGDSKGPGDAKYDSPKHRLIKVEAVDIARAKVLLGSPGEESKVDTEYSDPFDAQPHPPPPDDGYMEPYDAQRVMSELPCRRVQLYDTPYEEQDQELGDGPPSGQKPRQSRLPQEDERPADEYDQPWEWKKDHISKAFAVQFDSPDWERTSGSAKELRRPPPRSPQPAERVDPTLPLEKQPWFHGLLSRADAENLLSLCKEGSYLVRLSESSPQDCSLSLRSSQGFLHLKFARTRENQFVLGQHSGPFPSVPELVLHYSSRPLPVQGAEHLALLYPVVSQTP; the protein is encoded by the exons ATGGCCAAGTGGCTCCGAGACTACCTGAGCTTTGGCGGTCGGCGGCCCCCTCCGCAGCCGCCCACCCCCGACTACACCGAGAGCGACATCCTGCGGGCCTACCGCGAGCAGAAGGATCTGGACTTTGAAGACCCCTACGAGGACGCCGATAGCCGCCTAGAGCCCGATTCCTCCGGGGGGCCCGGGGACTCCAAGGGCCCTGGAGACGCGAAGTACGACTCTCCAAAGCACCGGCTCATCAAGGTGGAGGCAGTCGACATTGCCAGAGCCAAGGTCTTGCTGGGAAGCCCCGGGGAAGAG TCGAAAGTCGACACCGAGTATTCGGACCCCTTTGATGCCCAGCCCCATCCACCACCCCCGGATGATGGCTACATGGAGCCCTACGATGCCCAACGGGTCATGAGTG AACTGCCATGCAGGAGGGTGCAGCTGTATGACACCCCTTATGAGGAGCAAGACCAAGAACTGGGAGATGGGCCCCCTTCAGGGCAGAAACCTCGACAGAGTCGGCTGCCCCAGGAAGATGAGCGGCCAGCAGATGAGTATGACCAGCCCTGGGAGTGGAAGAAAGACCATATCTCCAAGGCGTTTGCAG TTCAGTTTGACAGTCCAGACTGGGAAAGAACCTCGGGCTCAGCCAAGGAGCTCCGGAGACCGCCGCCCAGAAGCCCCCAGCCTGCAGAGCGCGTGGACCCGACCCTGCCCCTGGAAAAACAGCC GTGGTTCCACGGCCTGCTGAGCCGGGCGGATGCCGAGAACCTCCTGTCGCTCTGCAAGGAAGGCAGCTACCTTGTGCGGCTCAGTGAGAGCAGCCCCCAAGACTGCTCCCTGTCCCTCAG GAGCAGCCAGGGCTTCCTGCACCTGAAGTTCGCGCGCACCCGAGAGAACCAGTTCGTGCTGGGTCAGCACAGCGGCCCTTTCCCCAGTGTGCCAGAGCTGGTGCTCCATTATAGCTCCCGCCCACTGCCCGTGCAGGGTGCCGAGCATCTGGCCCTCCTGTACCCGGTGGTCTCACAGACCCCCTGA